The following proteins come from a genomic window of Bdellovibrionota bacterium:
- the hemB gene encoding porphobilinogen synthase produces the protein MIMKEHFFRGRRSRRTEGLRSLSRETAVSPRDLIQPLFIVEGKGKRIPVGSMPGIDRLSVDLLSREVAEIREGQVGAVILFGVPEKKDAQASGAWKESGIVQDAIRTIKNSDPSMVVITDVCLCAYTDHGHCGLIKNQMIDNDSSIETLAKVALSHAESGADIVAPSDMMDGRVGAIRSLLDENGFSELPILSYAAKYASAFYGPFRDAAQSAPKSGDRKSYQMDGANRRQAMREIAADIEEGADFVMVKPALAYLDVISEARRRFDVPLFAYNVSGEYSLVKAAAARGWIDESALMREMLTSIKRAGADRIITYWAKGFRSSTTG, from the coding sequence ATGATCATGAAGGAACACTTTTTTCGAGGTCGGAGATCGCGCCGGACGGAAGGACTCCGATCCCTTTCGCGCGAGACCGCCGTCTCTCCAAGGGACCTGATCCAGCCTCTCTTTATCGTCGAAGGGAAGGGGAAACGGATTCCGGTCGGTTCGATGCCGGGGATCGACCGTCTCTCCGTCGATCTTCTTTCCCGGGAAGTGGCTGAGATTCGCGAAGGACAGGTCGGAGCGGTCATCCTTTTCGGCGTGCCGGAGAAAAAGGACGCCCAGGCCTCCGGAGCCTGGAAAGAGAGCGGTATTGTTCAGGACGCGATCCGGACGATCAAGAATTCGGACCCTTCGATGGTGGTGATCACCGATGTTTGTCTTTGCGCGTACACCGATCATGGGCATTGCGGGCTCATCAAAAACCAGATGATCGATAACGATTCCTCGATCGAAACCCTCGCCAAAGTAGCTCTTTCGCATGCCGAAAGCGGAGCGGATATCGTCGCCCCATCCGACATGATGGACGGCCGGGTCGGCGCGATTCGCTCCCTCCTGGACGAAAACGGTTTTTCGGAGCTCCCGATCCTTTCATACGCCGCTAAATATGCCTCGGCCTTTTACGGCCCCTTCCGCGACGCGGCCCAGTCGGCGCCGAAGTCGGGAGACCGGAAGTCGTACCAGATGGATGGGGCCAACCGCCGGCAGGCGATGCGGGAAATCGCCGCCGATATCGAAGAAGGCGCCGATTTCGTCATGGTGAAGCCAGCGCTGGCCTATCTCGATGTCATCTCCGAAGCGAGACGGCGATTTGATGTGCCTCTCTTCGCCTACAATGTAAGCGGGGAATATTCGTTGGTGAAAGCGGCGGCTGCACGCGGGTGGATCGACGAGAGCGCCCTGATGCGGGAGATGCTGACCTCCATCAAACGGGCCGGCGCGGACCGGATCATCACGTACTGGGCGAAAGGGTTTCGATCGTCAACGACCGGCTGA
- a CDS encoding type II toxin-antitoxin system HicA family toxin, with protein MKKKEIERKLKKFGWYLLRHGNNHDVWTNGQDQVEVPRHPEIHEQLARYAILRVAGRNPGPKRG; from the coding sequence GTGAAGAAAAAAGAAATCGAACGAAAATTAAAAAAATTCGGGTGGTATTTGCTCCGGCATGGAAACAATCACGACGTATGGACGAACGGCCAAGACCAGGTCGAAGTTCCCCGACACCCTGAAATCCATGAACAATTGGCGCGTTATGCCATCCTCAGAGTCGCCGGACGAAACCCTGGTCCAAAGAGGGGTTGA
- a CDS encoding helix-turn-helix transcriptional regulator — protein sequence MLAFEGHIHKDGKFWLVEIPGLNLMTQGRSKTEAYKMARSVVIDASGNGRLKLHLGKGPSNTFLILSEDTDTLIPLLLKKQRQKANLTVMEASKRLGSNSPNAYGVYEYGRAKPTLKKLEQLLSAVNPEHHVTLKCA from the coding sequence ATGCTGGCTTTTGAGGGGCATATTCATAAAGATGGAAAATTCTGGCTCGTCGAGATTCCGGGTCTAAATCTCATGACCCAGGGGCGCTCAAAAACGGAGGCCTACAAGATGGCGAGAAGTGTTGTAATTGATGCGTCTGGAAACGGTCGCCTGAAATTACACCTTGGGAAAGGGCCGAGTAACACTTTCCTTATTCTTTCCGAGGATACTGACACGCTCATCCCTTTGCTTCTTAAAAAGCAGCGGCAGAAGGCGAATCTTACGGTCATGGAAGCTTCAAAACGTCTCGGCTCAAATTCCCCAAATGCCTATGGTGTATATGAGTACGGCCGGGCGAAGCCAACGCTCAAAAAGCTTGAGCAGCTACTCTCGGCCGTAAATCCAGAACATCACGTAACGCTAAAATGTGCGTGA
- a CDS encoding uroporphyrinogen-III synthase: MTEHTALRGKRVVVTRSAEQAPEFRSLLEEVGAVPIEIPTIEIQPPKEWSEVDQALDRIADYKLLVFTSGNAVRGFMARLKETGKALPPKIAVAAVGPKTAQALKENGTRPTVMPEQAGAAEELIDTISERLTLRNAKILFPRALEARDVLPNALRAKGAIVDVVPVYRTVASKAGKRALERILDGECVDWLTFASGSAVRSFFELCGAERAKTWFKTNRVKVAAIGRVTAESLAEYGVSVTVRPDSPTLAGMVEAMKRAERGE; the protein is encoded by the coding sequence ATGACCGAACACACGGCGTTGCGCGGGAAGCGTGTGGTCGTGACCCGGTCCGCGGAGCAGGCTCCGGAATTTCGAAGCTTGCTCGAGGAGGTCGGCGCCGTTCCGATCGAAATCCCGACGATCGAAATCCAGCCGCCGAAAGAGTGGAGCGAGGTGGACCAAGCGCTGGATCGGATCGCCGACTATAAACTCTTGGTGTTTACGAGCGGGAACGCGGTCCGGGGATTTATGGCCCGCCTAAAGGAGACCGGAAAAGCTCTTCCCCCGAAAATCGCCGTGGCGGCCGTCGGTCCTAAAACGGCTCAAGCGTTAAAGGAAAACGGCACCCGGCCGACCGTGATGCCGGAGCAGGCCGGCGCCGCCGAAGAACTCATCGACACGATTTCGGAAAGACTGACGCTTCGAAACGCGAAAATTCTTTTCCCTCGGGCCCTGGAGGCGCGGGATGTTCTTCCGAACGCTCTGCGCGCAAAAGGAGCGATCGTGGATGTCGTGCCGGTATATCGGACCGTGGCTTCGAAAGCCGGAAAACGGGCGTTGGAAAGGATATTGGACGGAGAGTGTGTAGATTGGCTCACGTTTGCGTCCGGTTCGGCTGTCCGGTCGTTCTTCGAGCTGTGCGGGGCCGAGCGCGCAAAAACTTGGTTCAAGACAAATCGTGTCAAGGTCGCGGCGATCGGCCGCGTCACGGCCGAGAGCCTTGCGGAATACGGCGTATCGGTTACTGTCCGGCCCGACTCGCCCACGCTTGCGGGCATGGTAGAGGCGATGAAGCGGGCAGAACGGGGAGAATGA